In Humulus lupulus chromosome 7, drHumLupu1.1, whole genome shotgun sequence, the following are encoded in one genomic region:
- the LOC133792666 gene encoding cation/H(+) antiporter 15-like: MVLNCNETDPNEDLYLVQPCFMSQDFNYINLCFRKVVTQLTGIWRAENTSTLSLPSFITQLFVILCVNRVLTLAVRPLHIPRIAAEILGGILLGPSGIGFTDFVVNHITPFGTIMTLENIAALGIIYFMFMVGLEVDLNPVLTAGRKAVTTAVAGIILPVPLGYALHHLLLENFAEISKNQPSQFGPLFWGLAIATTNFPDLAGLLADLKLLHTDVGRTALTSSVISDIICWFLFILVMATSSRGRIFTVTTTSVFVMFSLFALRPAIKYLVRRYVKDENYTQRHVMYVMAGVVLCAYVTDACGSHSIFGAFMFGVILPKGELKRTVMEMVEDFVSELLIPLFFYCIGLRTDVHWIFRRGVGLGMLSLVIFLAFSAKVVSTFIVAYFLNKMKAKDSLALGLLLNTKGLLALIIISTGRDMLALDMQTFTVLVFALLIMTAVVGPILSSTYSRKRTPGQYKYRTIRSIGGNSEFRILACVHSTRNAGGLVNLLASSNPTKQSPVYTFVVHLVELVGHASAMLIVHDTCKTTDNIPGAAATVKDPRSADGIAEAFDSLEGENFSVQPLTAVSAYSTMHEDICSLAEDKRVTLTILPFHVHSTAEGGGADSSANSPFRAVNKNVLDNTPCSAAVFFDRGFNTRPSLDESNSGFRHQFAMIFLGGRDDREALAYAWRMAKSPRVCLTVYRFIPSKTVAEISPTFADDDGDDDKEGGILNAIVDNEKEKPLDEQYIEEFKLKSRDDHSIMLIEEVVDNGEEVVRIVSTTEKHYDLYVVGRGRGAVSPLTSGLSDWSEYPELGPLGDILVCSSFAAEASVLVVQQGVGLVDEQEGVGQVREEFGHMTWHPPEMNNSSFAPFIHRRVRVTDDDDHL; encoded by the exons ATGGTATTGAATTGTAATGAAACTGATCCAAATGAGGATCTTTATCTGGTGCAACCATGTTTTATGAGCCAAGATTTCAATTACATAAACTTGTGTTTTAGGAAAGTTGTGACACAATTGACAGGGATTTGGAGGGCTGAGAACACCTCCACATTGTCTCTTCCTTCCTTCATAACACAACTTTTCGTTATTCTTTGTGTCAATCGAGTTCTCACCCTTGCTGTTAGACCCTTGCACATTCCTCGTATTGCTGCTGAGATCCTT GGTGGCATATTGTTGGGTCCATCTGGGATTGGATTCACAGACTTTGTGGTAAATCACATAACTCCATTCGGAACAATAATGACTCTAGAGAACATAGCAGCCTTAGGCATCATCTACTTCATGTTCATGGTCGGCCTAGAGGTCGACTTAAACCCCGTCCTAACAGCCGGCCGGAAGGCCGTCACCACCGCCGTCGCCGGAATCATTCTCCCGGTACCCCTAGGCTACGCTCTCCACCACCTCCTCTTAGAGAACTTCGCCGAAATCTCCAAAAACCAGCCAAGCCAATTCGGTCCCCTCTTCTGGGGTCTCGCCATCGCCACCACCAACTTCCCCGACCTCGCCGGCCTCCTCGCCGACCTCAAACTCCTCCACACCGACGTGGGCCGGACCGCCCTAACCTCCTCCGTCATCTCAGACATCATCTGCTGGTTCCTCTTCATCCTCGTCATGGCCACCTCGAGCCGAGGCCGCATATTCACCGTCACCACCACCTCCGTCTTCGTAATGTTCTCGCTCTTCGCGCTCCGTCCGGCGATCAAATACCTCGTCCGCCGCTACGTCAAGGACGAGAACTACACGCAGCGCCACGTGATGTACGTCATGGCGGGGGTGGTGCTCTGCGCGTACGTCACGGACGCGTGTGGCTCGCACTCCATCTTCGGTGCTTTCATGTTTGGTGTGATCTTGCCTAAGGGGGAGCTGAAGAGGACGGTGATGGAGATGGTGGAGGACTTCGTTTCGGAGCTGTTGATACCGCTGTTCTTCTACTGCATAGGGCTGAGGACAGACGTCCACTGGATTTTCCGGCGAGGAGTGGGGCTGGGAATGTTGTCGCTGGTGATATTTCTGGCGTTCTCGGCCAAAGTTGTGAGTACTTTTATTGTGGCTTACTTTCTCAATAAGATGAAGGCGAAGGATAGCTTGGCTTTAGGGcttcttttgaataccaaaggCTTGCTTGCACTCATTATAATCAGTACTGGTCGAGACATGTTG GCTCTGGACATGCAAACCTTTACTGTGCTAGTATTTGCCCTACTCATAATGACAGCGGTGGTTGGACCGATTCTGTCTTCGACTTACTCAAGAAAGCGTACTCCTGGCCAATACAAATACAGAACCATTAGAAGCATAGGAGGAAACTCCGAGTTCCGAATCCTCGCCTGCGTCCACTCCACGCGCAACGCCGGCGGCCTTGTCAACCTCCTCGCCTCCTCCAACCCCACCAAGCAATCTCCCGTCTACACCTTCGTCGTCCACCTCGTCGAGCTCGTCGGCCACGCCTCCGCCATGCTCATCGTCCACGACACTTGCAAGACCACCGACAACATCCCCGGCGCCGCCGCAACCGTCAAGGACCCCAGATCGGCCGACGGTATCGCCGAGGCCTTCGACAGCTTAGAAGGCGAGAATTTCTCTGTCCAGCCACTCACCGCCGTCTCCGCCTACAGCACCATGCACGAGGACATCTGCAGCCTGGCGGAGGACAAACGCGTGACACTCACGATCCTCCCTTTCCATGTCCATTCCACGGCGGAGGGAGGAGGAGCCGATAGCAGCGCCAACTCCCCATTCCGCGCCGTGAACAAGAATGTACTGGACAACACGCCGTGCTCCGCCGCGGTTTTCTTCGACCGCGGCTTCAACACGCGGCCGTCTCTCGACGAGTCGAACAGCGGGTTTCGCCACCAGTTCGCCATGATCTTCCTCGGCGGACGGGACGACCGGGAGGCACTGGCATACGCGTGGAGGATGGCCAAGAGCCCTAGGGTTTGCTTGACCGTTTATCGATTCATACCTAGTAAAACTGTGGCGGAGATCAGCCCTACTTTCGCTGATGACGACGGCGATGACGACAAAGAAGGCGGAATCCTTAACGCCATAGTGGACAACGAGAAGGAGAAGCCATTGGACGAGCAGTACATAGAAGAGTTCAAGCTCAAGTCAAGGGACGACCACTCGATCATGTTGATAGAGGAAGTAGTCGACAATGGCGAAGAGGTTGTGAGGATTGTAAGCACAACGGAAAAGCACTACGATCTGTACGTGGTGGGGAGAGGAAGAGGAGCGGTGTCGCCGCTGACGTCCGGGCTATCGGACTGGTCGGAGTACCCGGAGTTAGGTCCGTTAGGGGACATCTTGGTGTGCTCGAGCTTCGCGGCGGAGGCGTCGGTTTTGGTGGTGCAGCAAGGCGTTGGGTTGGTGGATGAGCAAGAGGGAGTGGGGCAGGTTAGGGAGGAGTTTGGGCACATGACGTGGCATCCGCCGGAGATGAACAACTCGAGCTTTGCTCCATTCATACACAGGAGAGTTAGGGTTACTGATGATGATGATCATCTTTGA